The sequence below is a genomic window from Pleurocapsa sp. PCC 7327.
ATTTTTTTTATTGCATATAAACAGAAAAGAATCTCGGCGCGAGCCGCTCCTCGTTTTCTATCCTAAGAAGCGAAGCGATCGATCGCATTTCTTTGGTTAAAAAGAGTAACAAAAGCGCGATCGCCTAAAGCAGTATGAAAAGAAAAAAGCTAGGCGAGATCGCGAATCATTCAGAATGATAGACAGCGATCGCAGTTCTTAGGTTAAAAAGAATAACGAAAAAATTCTCTTATATTGTAGTCAGCTAAGAGGTTTCTTGAAATCGCACCGAAGATTCTTTGGCGTTCAATAGTTGCCGAAACTCTTGAGGATGCTGATTTTGCAACTCTTCCGCCTCTAATCGTGCTAGATGAGTGGCTGCATCAGCTAACAGCATGGCTATATTCATTCGTCTGAGTTGGTTAGTTTCTTCCCAAAGTTCTTGTCCTAAAAGCCGTACCCGATGACGATAGGCTTGCACGGAGTTAGGGTCGAGAATGTTAGGATTGTTCATAAGCTTACTGCACCAAGAGAGTACGAATGTTTAGCAAGATTCGTTCTGGCTCAACCCAACTGCTAATCGCTGTCTTCCGTTGATGGTTTTTCTTTATCCAAAGAGGGTTCGCGAGAATTATTAGAATCTTCTTGAAGCTTCCGAGGAGCGACCGTACCGAGAGGGCGAGATTCTGGGTTTTTTCTAAAGCTCGCTGGTGCAGGAGCAGCGGGTTCCCATCGCGGCTTGGGCTTAATAGATGTCTCTGCCTCATTCGCTTCTGGAGTTTTCCCAGGAGCCGTTAGCGCAGGGCTGAGGCTTTCCTGTTGTGGCTTAGACTGAGTGGGCGTGGTAGTTGCTTCAGTCTCTTGTGGGACTTGCTGCCAAGTATTGCGCCTCGGTTCGGAGGTGTCTGGAGTTAATTGAGCTGGTTTGGGAGCGGGCGTGGTAGTCGCCTCACTCTCTTGTGGCACCTGTCGCCAGCCATTGCGCGTCGGTGGGGTTTCTGGAGTCAATCGAGCTGGTTCGGGTGCAGGCGTGGTAGTTGCCCCAGTCTCTTCTGGTGCTTTTCCGGGGGTAGCTGGTGGGGTGGGTTTTTGCGTTGCCGACGGTTCTCCAATCGGTTTATTCTCGCTAGACTCTGGTGGAGCCACAGCTAAAGACGGACATACCTTTGGATCGTATTTATAGTTCACGACTACTCGGTAAGGTTGCGTTTGTCCGGTTTGATTGGTGAAACTGCGCTCTTTAATCTCATTGAGTGCCTGCTGATTTAGAATGGGATAGCCCGCGCTTCTGATTAAATAGGGACGGTACGGAGAACTTGCCACTCTTCCTTGGGCATTTACCATCACGCCATAAACGGTCGTCCCTTCTAGCTTTCTCATACAAGCTGCTTTCGGATATGTTCCTTCAAGGGCAATCTCTGTCGGTTGCGCGACTTTTACCCTGACTCTCCAGTTCACCTCATTTTCCCTAGCTTCTTCGTCGGTCGTATTTTCTTTATCCGCGATGAGACTTTCTGCCCCTCGGATGTTTTCAGCAACTAATTGTTTGATGCGTCTCTCTTGCAGAGCTGCTCTAGCGTTGGCGGCGGCATTGGTTTGTCCTCCATTACCATTAACCATTGCCTGTTGAGAGGTTCCGGCAGGATTGCCCGTTGGCGTACCGCTTCCAGTAACGATAGAATCTCTCCTGTTAATCAATTCGTCAGCCGGAATTGGCGGTCTGAGTTCGCCGAAATCAGGTCTTTGAGTTCTGAGTTCGTTAATTGGAGGGGGCTGAATCTTGGGAGGATAGGTGGGAGGATATTGGAAGTTAGGCGGTTGGGAGGGTAAAGTGGGCAATGTACTAGGTGAGGGCAATGCTCTCTGCGGAGACGGTAAGGCTGGCATTGACTGTTGCGGAGGAACGACGACGGGTAAGTTATTGCCAAGCGCTATGGTATCGGGAGGAGGCGGCAGAGAGGGAAGATTGCTCGCGCTGGGATAAGATGGTGGCAGAGAAGGCAGAGAAGGCAGAGAAGATGAGTCGAAAAAGGAGCCATTGAGAGAGGATGGATCGGGATATTGCGGTATGTCTTCTAAGGAGGGCTGCTCAAGATTTGGCAAACGGCTTTGCTCGGCAGCATTTAACTCTACTAATCCTACTTCTCGCGCGTTCGTCGCTTTCTCTTTTTGCCAGGCTTTTGGGAAGATAGGCAATCCTACTCCCAGCACAAAAGCATGAATTCCAATAGAGGCAATAATAAAAAGGCTCTTGACATTAAATATTTTGCTGGATGTGGTTCCGATTATCGAGGGGGAAGACATAACTATTCTCGTCCAACTCCGCTTTGTCTTTTATAGCAAAAGTAAATATATTCTTTGAGGTTTATGGAGGTTTATGTAGGTATTTTAGTAGCCTAACTCGTTATTTCAGCAAAAACTTACTATGTACCTTACCAGAATTGGTGAAGACGATTGCGGACGGCTGACAGTCAATCGCCTAGCATTGCTATAATCGTGAGATTTTTCTAACGATCGCGATCGCGGCACGGTCAATCACCTTAGAGAGACTACTCTTTCTCTGATGCCAAAGAATAGCTTTCTCCTAACCAATTATCTACTCTCTTTGTAAAAATTCGGCTATTTTTTCGACTGCGATTTCTAAAATTTTTGGTTCTTGTACGAGGGCAAAACGAACGTAACCTTCGCCGCATTTTCCAAATCCCGAACCGGGAGAAACCGCTACTCCAGTGGCAGCGACTAATCGGGTACAAAATTCGACGGAGTTATTCTGCCAGGGTTCGGGTAATTTTGCCCAGACATACATGGTGGCTTTGGGTGTGGGGACTTGCCAGCCAATGCGATGCAGGGCGCCAATGAAAGCATCTCTTCGTTTTTGGAAGGTGGCAACGGTTTCTTTGACCGATGCTTGAGAACCTTCTAAAGCTGCGATCGCTCCCTGTAAAATGCCTCGATACTGATTAAAATCGACGACGGCTTTGATTTGTCTGAGCGCCAAAATAAGCTGAGGGTTGCCAATCGCGTAACCGATGCGAAACCCGCCCATATTATAAGACTTGGAGAAGGTAAAAAATTCTATAGAAACTTCTTTATGCGGATCGGCTTGCAAAATTGATGGGGGAGGGTTCGTCTGGTCAAAAAAGATATCGACGTAGGGGAAGTCGTGGACTAGAACGAGGTTATGCTGGCGACAGAAATCGACCGCTTGCTCGAAGAAAGACAAAGGCACGATCGCGCTGGTAGGATTGTGAGGATAGCTCAGCACCATCATGCGAGCTTGGGCGAGAACTGGCGTAGGAACGTCTTCGAGGACGGGTAAAAATTGATTTTCTGCCAAAAGCGGCATCGGGTAAATCTGTCCGCCAGCGAGATAAACGCCGCCTGCATGAGAAGGATATCCCGGATCGAGGAGTAGGGCAAAATCTCCCGGATCGAGCAGCGCTAAGGGCAAATGTGCCGTTCCTTCTTGAGAGCCAATCAGGGAAAGAACTTCTGTTGCCGGATCGACGGGAATACCAAATCGGTTAGTATACCAGCGAGCCACGGCTTCTCGAAACGCTTGCGTTCCGTGATAGAGTAAATAACCGTGAGTGCTGCGATCGTGAAGCGACTGTTCGATCGCGGCAATGACGTGGTCTGAAGCGGGCAAGTCAGACGAACCTAGGGACAAGTCTATAATTTCTTTTCCTGCTGCCCTCGCCTTTGCCTTCGCCCGATCCATATCGGCAAATACGTTGATTTGTATAGCTTTTAACCGTTCGGCGAATTCCATTTTTCTTAGATGTTGGTTAATCGTTAGTTGTTAGTAGTTATTAGTTAGAGCAAAACTCTACTAACCAATAACTAATAACCAATAACTAATTCAGACAACCATCCACCAATGTCTGAAGCTGTTGCTTGCCGATCGCGCCTTCGTACGACTTCACGAGTTCTTTGTCTTTGAAAAGTCTGAGGGCGGGAACGCCTTCGACCTTGCATTTAGCAACTGCATCTGGATTGGCATCTACCTCTAGTTTAACGACTTTTAGGCGATCGCTATAGGTATTGGCAACCCAATCGATTGACGGCGAGACTAGGCGGCAGGGACCGCACCAACCCGCCCAAAAATAGACGAGAACGGGTTTGTCTTCGCTAAATACTTCTTTCTCGAATTCAGTATCTGTAATTTCTAGGACACTACCCATATCAGTTATTGGTTCTTTTGTGCTCGATTATTAATTATCTCAGCTAGCCGTTCTCGCTTCTCAAAAAAATGAAAAATAAGGGGCAGGTAACAGGAAAAGCGCTATCGTTTCCCCATTTCCTGCTCCTTACTCTTTATACATCCTTGAGCTTCGAGCGCAGTTCCTCTAGCTCGGCATCGACAACCGAGTCGGAGGCAGAAGACGATTTGGTTTCTGAAGCTTGAGGTAATGCTTCTGGAGGTTTCGACCCTTCTATCATCTGAGCTTTGAGCATTGCCAGTTCGTCGTCTACGTTGCTACCCGCTTCTAACTGAGCGAACTGTTGTTCTATGCCATAACCGCTCAATTCCCCGAATGCCTGAGAGCGAGCTTCCATTTCTAGGACTTTGGTTTCCATGCGCTCGAAGGCTCCCGTAGCACTGTTGATATCGATATTGCCCAGAGCCTTTTGCAGATCTTCGTTAGCTTTAGCCGCTCTAGCTCGTGCCTGAAGCATATTTTTCTTAGTTTTGGCTTCAGAAATCTTACTTTCTAGAGCCACCAAATTCTTTCTCAGGCTATCGACTTGAGCGATTTGCCCGTCGAGTTGCTGTTTGAGAACGGTTGCTGTATCCATATGCGATTTTTTGCGCGTCAGAGCTTCGCGAGCTAGATTCTCGTCTCCTTTAGAAAGAGCTAGTTTCGCCCGTTGCTCCCACTTGTTAGCTTCTCCTAAGTCTTGGTTGTACCTTTGCTCGGTACGTTTCTGCTCCGCAATTGCCCTAGCAACGGCTTGGCGTAGCTGAACCAAGTCTTCTTGCATATCGATAACGGCTTGTTCCAGAACTTTTTCTGGGTCTTCAGCCTTGCTTACCATATCGTTAAGATTAGCTCGGACAACTCGGCTAAGGCGATCGAATAATCCCATGGCGCTGTCTATCCTCTCGGAATTTACAAAAGTAGTAGTAATGCAGGTTTAATTGATTGACCTGTCTATTAAAAGTTTATCTCGATGGGATTGGGAGCTTGACGATCTCCCGTTGGCCCAATAAAGCGGGCAATACCCGCTTTATCGATATTAACTTTCTTAAATTCTATTAATCAACCTATTTTTTATTCTAGGCATTCTTCAAAAGCCCCTATGCGACGAAATTTCTGATAGCGCAGTTCTTGGCGCTGCCCAGGGGACATTTGCGAGAGTTTTTCTAAATTTTCCAGTAGGGCGGTTTTGAGAAGCGCTGCTGCCTCAAGAGGATGGGAGTGAGCCCCACCAGAGGGTTCTGGTACGATCTCGTCGATAATGCCCAATTCTTTTAAGTCTGAGGAAGTAATTTTCAGCGCCACAGCCGCCCGATCCGATTTTTTAGCATCTTTCCAGAGGATGGCAGCGCAGGCTTCTGGAGAAGCTACCGTGTAGACAGAATGCTCTAGCATCAAGAGCCGATCGCCCACCCCAATCCCCAAAGCGCCGCCAGAACCGCCTTCGCCAATAACGGTGCAGATAATCGGGACTTCAAAATCGAACATTTGCCGAAGGTTATAAGCGATCGCTTCTCCCTGTCCTCGATTTTCGGCTTCTACTCCCGCCCATGCTCCCGGCGTATCGATAAAGGTAATAATTGGCATGCCAAACTGGTTAGCATGTTCCATCAGGCGTAGGGCTTTGCGATAACCGCTCGGAGAAGCCATGCCGAAATTGCGAACGACATTATCCTTAGTATCTCGACCTTTCTGGTGTCCCAAAATCGTTACGGGCCTTCCATCTAAGCGAGCGATGCCACCTACGATCGCCGGATCGTCATAACCGCCGCGATCGCCGTGCAACTCAAACCACTCGTCGCTCATCGCTTGGATATAGTCGAGGGTGCTGGGACGGCGAGGGTGACGCGCTAGTTGCAGGCGTTGCGAGGGGGTCAGGGCGCTAAAAATTTCCTGGCGCAATTGTTCGGCTCGATTTTCTAACTCGACGATCTTCTCAGAGACATCGACATTATTTTCCTCAGCAAGTTCCCGGATTTGGTTAATCCGAGCTTCTAATTCGTATAAGGGTTTTTCAAAATCCAACAGGAAGGTTCGGCGATTGGTCTTTGTCATAGTTTTGGCTGCCTCGACGATTTCTAGAGATTTTTAATAGGCGAACAAAAGTTAAAAAATTATCTAAATATAAGGTTTTACATCTTTTGAGCAACCACCTCCAAGAATAACAAATCTCATCGCCTTTATTTCTCCTAATTACCTTGTCTCCAAGAACTATGGAAAAGAGACAAGCCTCATACTAGACCCTAAAAACGTTATTCTGGTAAGAAGCCTAACTACTACAGTAGAGAAACTAATAACGCTAAATACTGCTTTATGTTTGATGCTCTTGCCGAACGCCTAGAAGATGCCTGGAAAAAACTGCGCGGTCAGAACAAAATTAGTCAATCGAATATTCAAGATGCGCTTCAAGAGGTACGTCGCGCCCTCCTAGAAGCCGATGTCAACCTGCAAGTCGTAAAAACTTTTGTTGCCGAAGTTGAAAAAAAAGCGCTAGGTGCTGAAGTGATTTCTGGGGTTAACCCAGGTCAACAATTTATCAAAATTGTCTATGACGAATTAGTCAAAGTAATGGGGGAAAGCAATGTTCCCCTCGCCCAAGCTGATAAGCCACCTACCGTCATCCTGATGGCAGGATTGCAAGGGACGGGAAAAACCACCGCTACAGCTAAACTCGCCTTGTACCTGCGCAAGCAAAACCAAACTTGCTTGATGGTGGCAACCGACGTGTATCGACCTGCCGCGATCGACCAATTAATTACCCTTGGTCAGCAGATAGACGTTCCCGTATTCGAGATGGGCAGCGATGCCGACCCGGTAGAAATTGCCCGCGCTGGGGTAGAAAGAGCCAAAGAAATGGGAATCGATACCGTCCTCATCGATACTGCCGGACGCTTGCAGATCGACCGAGATATGATGGCAGAATTAGCCCGCATTAAAGCAACGGTTAACCCGCACGACACGCTGCTAGTCGTGGATGCGATGACGGGTCAAGAAGCTGCTAACCTAACCCGTACCTTCCAAGAACAAATTGGCATTACTGGAGCCATTCTTACTAAACTAGACGGCGATACGCGCGGCGGGGCTGCCCTATCGGTACGGCAAGTTTCCGGTCAACCGATTAAATTTGTCGGCGTTGGCGAAAAAGTCGAGGCGCTGCAACCGTTTTATCCCGATCGCATGGCATCGCGCATTCTCAATATGGGCGATGTTCTGACGCTGGTAGAAAAAGCCCAAGAACAAATCGACATCGCTGATGTCGAAAAGATGCAGTCGAAAATCCTGGAAGCCAAATTCGATTTCAACGACTTCCTCAAACAAATGCGACTGCTCAAAAATATGGGGTCTCTGGGCGGACTTTTGAAAATGATTCCGGGCTTCAACAAGCTTAGCGGTTCCGATATCGAGAAAGGCGAAACCGAACTCAAACGCACCGAAGCGATGATCAATTCCATGACGACAGAGGAACGGGCAAATCCCGATTTACTGGCAAAATCGCCCAATCGCCGCCGTCGTATCGCCAGAGGTTCCGGCTATGAAGAATCGGATGTCACCAAGCTCGTTTCCAACTTTACCCGCATGCGCAACATGATGCAGCAAATGGGTCGAGGCGGAATGCCTGCTATGCCCGGAATGCCTGGAATGGGCGGTATGGGAGGAATGTTTGGCGGCATGGGCGGACAAACCCCACCGCCAGGTTTTCGCGGTTATGCTAGCGGCAGTTCTAAACCCAAGAAGAAAAAAGAGAAGAAGAAGAAGGGATTTGGAACATTATAAGGTAGAAGGCAGGAGGCAGCGGGAGCTGAGGGCAGAAGGCGATCCCCCCTACCCCCCAACCCCCCTTCCCAAGGGGGGACAGCCTACAGGGACAACGACTTGTTCCCCCCAAGGCGGGGGGGATCGGGGGGATTAAGGGGGGATGCAGAAGTTAGAAGTCGCAATGAGCAAGTAAATCTTCATGAGCAAGTAAATCTTCTCCTTGTCCCCCTTGTCCCCTTGTCTCCCCACTCTCTCACTTAGACGAGCGGAATAATAAAAATCCTCCCGCAGCCAGCCCTAAAAAGTTAGGCAGCCAAGCCGCCATAAAGGGCGATACAAGCCCTTTAGCCCCTACCGATCGCGTCAAAACCAATAACATGTAATAACCAAAAATCAATCCGATGCAAATGCCAAAACTGGTTGCCCTGCTGGCATTTTGAGGGCGAAGACCTAGAGCGGCTCCTACCAACCCAAAAGCGACGCAGGCAAAGGGAATGGCAAGTTTTTCTTGGATGCGGATTTCTAACTTGCGAACTTTCTCTTCGTTGCCGCTGAGTTTGACGATTTCTAGATGCTCTCGCGCTTGGGCAAGACTCATTTCTTCGTGATCTCGCTTTTGCGTGAGATCGAGAGGTGCCCTGGGAAATGCCAATTTATGGTGTTTGAAGCGGACGATATTGCGATAGGAACCGTCAGGCGCAATGACATAGATAGTTCCATTAAAAAAATCCCAGATATTTTCGTTAAAATTCCAAGTAGCCGATCGCGCGGTTACAATTTGGTTGATTCCTTCTTGAGAGCGATCGAGAATCGTCAACCCTCGCATTTGCTCGCCATCAAACTCTTCTGCATAAAACAACCGCGAGAGAACATTTCGTCTATTGCCATTTGGCAGCTCGATTTTTTTGTATTCGGGAAAAATCATATTTCTATCTCTGAACGCGGGTTGTTTGTCGTTCAGCGCCGTTTTGAGCGTCACAGTAGCTTGATAATTGGCTGCAGGAGTAACCACATCGCCGACAAAAAAGGTTAACCCCGCGATCGCCAAGCTGAGGACTATGGCTGGAATCACCAGTCGATAGACGCTAAGACCCAAGCTGCGCAAGGCAATCAGTTCGCTATCGCTCGCCAGGCGACTGTAAGCCATTAGCGCTGCCAAGAGGGTTGCCATCGGAAACGCCAAGACGACGAAGGCTGGTATTTTCAGCAACAGGATTTGAATCGCGATGTTAAACGGCAAGCCGGATTCGGTGACTCGGCGAACGAGATCGAATAAGGTGCCGATTGAGATGCCTAGCGACGTAAACAAACCCATTCCAAACAGGAAGGGTAACAACAGCTCGCCGATAATGTAGCGATCCATGACTGATAAGCCAGGAATTCGCCTTTTAAGCCAGTGATATTCACCTATCTTCATCCTATTAACGGTTATGTCATTCTGTTTATATTTAGGGCTGGAGAACCAAATCGAGGTGACGTTTAGAGGTAGTATTTGTCTCCCAAATAATATTGCCGAACTTGGGGATTATTGTAGAGTTCTTCAGCGCTTCCAGAGGCAAGAATTTGACCGTCGCGCATGATATAGGCGCGGTTGACGATCGCCAAAGTTTCTCGCACGTTATGATCGGTAATCAAAATACCGATATCGCGATCGCGCAACTGACCGATAATTGCCTGAATTTCGGCGACGGCAATGGGATCGACTCCAGCGAACGGCTCGTCTAACAATAAAAATTTCGGACCCTCCAATCCTACGGCTAGCGCTCTTGCCAATTCCGTTCGCCGCCGTTCTCCACCAGAGACTTGAAAGCCTTTCGTCTCAGCTACTCTTTCGAGGCGAAACTCTTTGAGTAATTCGTACAGGCGTCCGCTTCTGTGACGAAACGGTACGCCAGTTTGCTCTAGGGCTAATTCAATATTCTCCCGCACGTTGAGATAGCGAAAAATGCTTGGTTGCTGAGTTAGATAGCCGATCCCCAAACGCGCTCTCTCGTTGATGGGTAGAGCAGTGATCTCCCGGCGATCGAGCCAGACTCTACCCTCATTCGGCTTAACCAAACCCGTCGCGATGTAGAACGTCGTTGTTTTTCCAGCCCCGTTGGGACCGAGCAAGCCCACAATCTCGCCCGGTGCCACTTGAAGGTTGACCCGATTGACGACGAATCGTCTGCCGTAAGCTTTATGAATGTTCTCCAGGATGAGTGTCACGATATCCAGAAATTTTCAATCGGAGGTTCTTAGGGTTGGGGATTGAGCGACGGACTGGGCGGAACCTTGACGGGATCGGAAGAAGTCGCTTCGGGATCGGTAACGAGGTAAATGGATTCTACCTGTTGATTAGCTTGTGGAGTCGCAATAAAACGCCCCTCATCGACCAGATACGTCATCGTTTCTGCTCTCATGCTATTGCCTTCTTGCAAGACATAAACATTCCCGCTCAGAACCAGACGACGCTCTCGGCTAAAGTATTGTGCCTGCGCGGCGGTGGCTTGAATTTTTCTAGCTGGATAATTTACCTGTACGTTACCTCGCGCCGTAATTACTCCCGTGCGCGAGTTTGCCTCCTGAATATCGGAACGGACGGTCATAGCGTTTCCCGACGAGGGCGAGGTTTGAGCTTGGACATTTGTCGGCAAACCAGAGGTAGCCATGATGCTACCCAGAAAGATTGACAGTCCCCAAAGAAAAGACGAGCGGTGTTTGCGAGCGATAGACATAGCGACCAACTGAGTGTGGAGATAAGTCTAGTGTAATCAATCAGTTACCCGTTACTAACGACCTGTTACCAGTTTCTTAACTTACACTCGCTTGTTCTCAATTGCGATTATTTTTGGCAAGCTGCAAGTTAGATTTTCGTCACTCTTTTTTGAGGATTCTAAGCGTTCTACGAACTCGGCAATTCGATCTGGCTCTATTTGTTGCAACGCTTTGAGCAAGCGATCGCTCTGTTCCACTAACCGCTCTACGTCAATGCCTTCGTGGATGGGTTGGTAGTCTCGCAAGCGCCTAATTCCTTCCCCTAATACAATGACTGCTCCACGCCAGTTATAATTTCCCAGGTGATAGCAGCCAACAGCAATTTGTAAAATTCCTTGATAAAAATTTTTTTGCGTTTGTGTGGCTTCCATCCACAAAGCTTCTAGGGTATCGTGACAGGCATAAAACTCCTGCCGATTAAATTCCTCAACACCTTGCCAAAACGCTTGCGGTGGCATTACTGTCCTTAAGAAGCCATACTTGCGCGGACTTCTTTTATGTACTCTAGATCTATCTCTCGCTTGTCGCCGGCAAACTCGTTATCTGGCGTGATAAACAACATGCAGTGACATTCTTTCCGCTCGCGCATGGGTACGCAAGGACAGTTCCAATAGGTATTTTTTACCTCAGCTTCCTTATCTTCATAGTGACGGCAAGGGCATAGGGGGGCGCCTAACTCTTCTTTGTGTTTGGCAAGTCCTTCAATTACGACTGCTGTAACGGAGGGATCGCTACAAAAATAGGTGCCAGTGCGCTTAGCGTACTGTTCGGCAAAATTTTTCATTGCCTCAAGGACTTTATCGCTGCCTGTTTTATCGGCGTTTACTGAAGTCATAAATTTAACAGGTGAATCATAAACTTTTTAACATGGTATCTTAAAACTTCGCCGGACTTAAAGGTTACTTGCCATTGACAGTCAGTTGCGATCGCGCCTTTATTTGTACTCATCAATTGATTGTTGCAAAAATTGCATGATTTGTTTCTCAAGAAAAAGCTTTTCTATCTAAGATAGTAAAAATTGGGGAGTCCGCCTGGGAAAACTATGGACAGGCATATTTAAGATAGTGCGGGAGCTATTTCAATGCTTGGCATACTTCTATTCGGTCTATATTTCACCCTCTTTTCTTTACTTGTTTATTACTTTAGGTCTTGGGCGCAAAATCGATGGTGGGTCAAAATAGATACCCAATCTCCTCAATGTACGTATTATTTCGGTCCTTTTGACTCAGAGCGAGAAGCTAAAAGTCTCTACGGCGACTATATCGAGGATCTGCAAGAAGAGGGAGCGCGTGGAATCAGCATTCAGATTCAGCAGGGTCAACCCCAACAGCTAACGATTTTTGAGGAAGATTCTGAAGCGACGTGCCAGTAAGAAATCTTAATACTATTTGCTCCCTTAGCGCGATCGCATCGAGATTTTTTTCATGATAAAAAGCTGGCTTTCTCTATTTCTTAAATCTAACTGTCCTTTATGCGATCGCTCGGCTGACGAGTATATTTGTCACTACTGCCAACAACAACTAAACAACTGTCGTTTCCAAAATCCCTGTCAATTTTGGTCTGGCGATTTACCCCTATTTGTTTGGGGGATTTATAGCGGAAAATTGAAGATGGCGATCGCGGCATTAAAATATAACAATTCTCCCCAGTTAGGAGAATTAATGGGATATTGGTTAGGGGAAGCATGGCTCAATGCGCCTGGGCGCGATCGCCCTAAAAAACTTATCGTTATTCCCATTCCCTTACATCAAAAGCGATTGCAACAAAGAGGATTTAATCAAGCCGAATTAATTGCAAAAAGTTTTTGCCGATTGACCAGACATAGCTTGCAAGTCAAAGGATTGGAACGAATACGAGACACACAACCCATGTTCGGTTTGAATTCTCTTGTAGAGAGAGAGAATAATCTTAGCAAGGCTTTTATTTTGGGGAAAGACTTACAACAATGCCGTCCCAAAGAGCCTGTTCTATTAATCGACGATATCTATACAACGGGAACGACGGTTAGAGAGGCAGCCAATCTCCTGCGTTCTCAAAAAATTTCAGTTTTAGGAGTAGGCGCGATCGCTAAAACCAACAAGTGTTAGACTCAACCTACACCTTCTCCTTGGGTGGCGGCACGATCGCGCGCTTGGTTAGACTTTCATTGATTTCTTTAAGCGCCTTAAAATCCTCTTCGGGTAAAGGATATGTGCTACTCGCGAATAAGCCTGCACTGACAGAAGGGTGCTTTTCTAGAAACGAAAATGCTCGGCGAAACTGCTGCGGTTCTGCTGCAATGGGCGAGTCAAAGTGACAGGGAATGATGCGCTCAAAGTCCCAACTCGCCACCTTATCCGCCCAAGCAAGGGTTTCTCTAGGTGCGCGGTTGAGAATGAGCGTCTGTAGAATCGGTGCTACGAACAAACGACCGTTTCCTCGCAGGGCATTAAACGATCGCTGCCAGTCTTTTTTCCATTTAAAGGGAAATAAACCAAAGTAAGCTTTTTTTGAGCGATCGCTAGCTTTAAATGCGTTGAGAAATACTTCACCCCATGTGGGAACTTCTAGCACGCTCGCTCGAAAGTACAATGCAAATAAAGAAATGCGCTGCCATCCCTTACGGCGATTTTCCTGAGTGTCTTCGATCGGGTCGGTCGCCTTGTCTCTGGCATGAAATAGCAGAGGGTATGGTTCTAATTGCGCGATCGCGGGCGGATCTTCTGGGACGGAAACCACTGAATCTGTAACAAGTAAAGTGCGCGATCGCTTGTCGAACAAGGCAACTTCCTCAAACGATCGCAGTCCTAAGTCGATAGGACCAAGAATCGCGTAGTCAAATTGTTCGGCAAAAGGCGCTTGGCTACTATCTTCTGGAAAGACTTGAGTGCGTTTGGCAGGAAAGCCAAGCCAACTTAACGGAAGATCGATCGGGAAACTCCACTGGTTGGGAGCCACAAAAACTTGTGCGTTCCGAAAGTATCTGGCAAAAGGACCGACGAAAACTTTGTGTTCTAGACCGGAGATCGTTGGCAGGATAATATATTTAACGTCGCCGTGTTCTGCTACCAACTCATTGACGAGCCGAATGCATTCTGGAGTTGGCGCAACAGGTGCATAGACGAGAAGACCCCCTTCCTCTAACTTAACGATGGTCATGCGAATGGGCG
It includes:
- a CDS encoding DUF4336 domain-containing protein, producing MADDERTENLKPIHSRDFSWSFWFVVPIYPYGRRRTIRHEVIKDRIWTFDQIQGIFYVVAPIRMTIVKLEEGGLLVYAPVAPTPECIRLVNELVAEHGDVKYIILPTISGLEHKVFVGPFARYFRNAQVFVAPNQWSFPIDLPLSWLGFPAKRTQVFPEDSSQAPFAEQFDYAILGPIDLGLRSFEEVALFDKRSRTLLVTDSVVSVPEDPPAIAQLEPYPLLFHARDKATDPIEDTQENRRKGWQRISLFALYFRASVLEVPTWGEVFLNAFKASDRSKKAYFGLFPFKWKKDWQRSFNALRGNGRLFVAPILQTLILNRAPRETLAWADKVASWDFERIIPCHFDSPIAAEPQQFRRAFSFLEKHPSVSAGLFASSTYPLPEEDFKALKEINESLTKRAIVPPPKEKV